One bacterium DNA segment encodes these proteins:
- a CDS encoding YjbQ family protein, with product MKSYRKEMWIETASRRQLINITPEVEECLHESGVREGLLLCNAMHITASVFINDDESGLHQDYEQWLEKLAPEKPHSQYRHNGYEDNADAHLKRTIMGREVVVAITEGKLDFGPWEQIFYGEFDGKRRKRVLIKIIGE from the coding sequence ATGAAGAGCTATCGGAAAGAAATGTGGATTGAAACTGCGTCGCGTCGGCAACTGATCAATATCACTCCCGAGGTCGAGGAATGTCTGCATGAAAGCGGTGTCAGAGAAGGGTTGCTACTGTGTAATGCGATGCACATCACCGCAAGTGTGTTCATTAACGATGACGAGTCGGGACTGCATCAGGATTACGAACAGTGGCTGGAGAAGCTTGCGCCCGAGAAGCCGCATTCGCAATATCGCCACAATGGCTATGAAGACAACGCCGATGCGCACCTGAAGCGGACGATTATGGGACGGGAAGTGGTCGTGGCGATTACGGAAGGCAAACTTGATTTTGGGCCGTGGGAGCAGATTTTCTACGGCGAGTTCGACGGCAAACGTCGCAAAAGGGTATTGATCAAGATAATCGGCGAGTAG
- a CDS encoding DUF2238 domain-containing protein — protein MASSRFELRTKLLALFCAWWLFWAYQPSHFSDWVLENVLTVVFIAVLIYTRNRFRFSNVSYILMFVFLCLHTIGSHYTYAEVPYENWTSTLGFSLNELFGFERNQFDRMVHFLFGFLLCYPVRETFMRIVQAKGAWSYYLPVELVMSLSMLYELIEWLVAEVFGGELGMAYLGTQGDIWDAHKDMGLASLGAALGMAIVAVINWRYHRDFSAELRDSLKIKDKTPLGEVKFREYRKRRDGEGGHR, from the coding sequence ATGGCATCTTCAAGATTCGAATTGAGAACAAAACTACTGGCGTTGTTCTGCGCCTGGTGGTTGTTTTGGGCATACCAGCCTTCGCATTTCTCGGATTGGGTGCTGGAGAATGTCCTAACAGTGGTTTTCATCGCTGTTCTGATCTATACCCGCAACCGATTTCGATTCAGCAATGTATCCTACATCCTGATGTTTGTCTTCTTGTGTCTGCATACGATCGGATCACACTACACGTATGCGGAAGTTCCGTACGAGAATTGGACCTCAACGCTTGGTTTTTCGCTCAACGAGTTGTTTGGATTTGAGCGGAATCAATTTGACCGCATGGTACATTTCTTGTTCGGGTTCTTACTTTGTTATCCGGTTCGTGAGACCTTCATGCGCATTGTCCAAGCGAAAGGCGCCTGGAGCTACTATTTGCCGGTAGAACTGGTAATGTCGCTTTCGATGCTCTATGAGTTGATCGAATGGTTGGTTGCAGAGGTATTCGGCGGTGAACTGGGAATGGCATACCTTGGCACCCAAGGCGACATTTGGGATGCCCACAAAGATATGGGGCTGGCATCTTTGGGTGCGGCATTGGGAATGGCGATTGTGGCAGTGATCAACTGGCGCTATCATCGCGATTTCAGTGCCGAGCTTCGCGATAGTCTGAAGATCAAGGACAAGACTCCGCTTGGCGAAGTGAAATTTCGGGAGTACCGCAAACGGCGTGATGGTGAAGGTGGACATAGATAG